In Streptomyces sp. NBC_01551, one DNA window encodes the following:
- a CDS encoding M1 family metallopeptidase: MEHRSLPRLAAPAVAALLALTTGCTGATVQGRPGASGLRDPYFPKAGNGGYQVEHYDLDLDYDPADGQLNGTAVITARATQGLSSFNLDLSGLRVEGVSVQGAGARFNRTGNELTVRPAEDLKKGEVFRTEVDYVGKPKALTDPDGSQEGWIRTSEGARGAEGAVAVGEPVGSMTWFPGNHHPSDKATYDITLTVPKGYEAVSNGELTSREDTADGQTEFAWHSREPMASYLATAAIGKFKVTTGKTPSGVAVYDAVSPGEEARSAPGLARVPEIVEWGGGRFGPYPFSTAGAIVVPGETLAYALETQTKPVYSGAPEDELVVHELAHQWFGNSVSPKSWQDMWLNEGFATYAEWLWTEDHGGPSAQQHFDAFLAGDTAVDGEAGSDWAAFPPAAPPGPEHLSESPVYHRGAMVLHRIRQEVGDEKFFALLRGWAADHKYGNASTADFTAYAEKKTGHDLKKVWDVWLYGEDRPRQAPSR, translated from the coding sequence CCTGCCGTCGCCGCCCTGCTCGCCCTCACCACGGGGTGTACGGGGGCGACGGTGCAGGGGCGGCCGGGCGCGTCGGGGCTGCGGGATCCGTACTTCCCCAAGGCCGGCAACGGCGGCTACCAGGTCGAGCACTACGACCTCGACCTCGACTACGACCCGGCCGACGGGCAGCTGAACGGTACGGCCGTCATCACCGCCCGCGCCACGCAGGGGCTCAGCTCCTTCAACCTGGACCTGAGCGGGCTGCGGGTGGAGGGCGTGAGCGTGCAGGGGGCCGGGGCCCGGTTCAACCGGACCGGCAACGAGCTGACGGTGCGCCCGGCCGAGGACCTGAAGAAGGGCGAGGTCTTCCGTACGGAGGTCGACTACGTCGGCAAGCCGAAGGCGCTCACGGACCCGGACGGCTCCCAGGAGGGCTGGATCCGCACGTCCGAAGGGGCGCGGGGGGCCGAGGGGGCGGTCGCGGTCGGTGAGCCGGTCGGGTCGATGACCTGGTTCCCCGGCAACCACCACCCGAGCGACAAGGCCACCTACGACATCACGCTGACGGTGCCCAAGGGCTACGAGGCGGTGTCGAACGGCGAGTTGACCTCCCGCGAGGACACCGCCGACGGGCAGACGGAGTTCGCGTGGCACAGCCGCGAGCCGATGGCGAGCTACCTGGCGACCGCCGCGATCGGGAAGTTCAAGGTGACCACCGGGAAGACGCCCTCGGGGGTCGCCGTGTACGACGCGGTGTCGCCGGGCGAGGAGGCGCGCAGCGCGCCCGGGCTGGCGCGGGTGCCGGAGATCGTGGAGTGGGGCGGCGGGCGGTTCGGCCCGTACCCGTTCTCGACCGCCGGTGCGATCGTGGTGCCGGGCGAGACCCTGGCGTACGCGCTGGAGACGCAGACCAAGCCCGTCTACTCCGGTGCGCCCGAGGACGAGCTGGTGGTGCACGAGTTGGCCCACCAGTGGTTCGGCAATTCGGTGTCGCCGAAGTCGTGGCAGGACATGTGGCTCAACGAGGGCTTCGCGACCTACGCCGAGTGGCTGTGGACCGAGGACCACGGCGGGCCGAGCGCGCAGCAGCACTTCGACGCGTTCCTCGCCGGTGACACGGCGGTCGACGGGGAGGCAGGCTCGGACTGGGCCGCGTTCCCGCCCGCCGCGCCGCCCGGGCCCGAGCACCTCTCCGAGAGCCCGGTCTACCACCGGGGCGCGATGGTCCTGCACCGGATCCGTCAGGAGGTCGGCGACGAGAAGTTCTTCGCCCTGCTGCGCGGCTGGGCCGCCGACCACAAGTACGGGAACGCGAGTACGGCCGACTTCACCGCCTACGCGGAGAAGAAGACGGGCCACGACCTGAAGAAGGTCTGGGACGTCTGGCTGTACGGGGAAGACCGCCCGCGCCAGGCGCCCTCGCGCTGA